The following DNA comes from Nocardioides panzhihuensis.
GGTCGCGGGAGAGCGCCCCGACCTGGCCCGAGAGCCAGTAGTGGGAGTGCACGGCATCGAAGTATCCGGGCGGGTTGGACGCCTCGGCGCGCAGCACCTCGCGTGCGAAGGTGCACAGCTGTCCGGGTAGGTCGCCCTTGGCCAGCCCCTCGAAGGGACCGGCGTGGACGTGGTGGACCGCGACCCCGTCGAACGCCTCGACGACCTGCGGGAGCCGCGACGAGGTCGCGCGCGTGAAGATGTCGACCGCGATGCCCTGGGTGGCCAGCCGCCGGGAGAGCTCGAGGACGTAGACGTTCATGCCGCCTGCGTCGCCGGTGCCCGGCTGGTCGAGCGGAGAGGTGTGCAGACTGACCATCGCTACGCGGTGGATCATGCCTGCCCCTTTGTGTGTGTATGCCTCTGGTCCCGTCTCTCAACACTCCGATGTCGCTCATCATTCCCGGCCTCGCGAACGTGCTCGAACCATCTTCGATCGTGGGACCGGTGGGGCGAGGCCGAGCGAGCAACGAGAGAATGGCGCCATGCCCTCCAAGAACGCTGTCGTCACCGGCGCCTCGAGCGGGATCGGCGCCGCCACCGCCCGTCAGCTCGCCAACGAGGGCTACCACGTCTTCCTCGCCGCTCGCCGCGCTGACCGGATCGAGGCGCTGGCCGAGGAGATCGGCGGCACCGCGATCGTGACCGACGTCACCTCCGACGACTCCGTCGCCGCGCTCGTCGAGGCGGTCGGCGACCGGCTCGACCTGCTGGTCAACAACGCCGGCGGCGCCTTCGGCGTGGACCGGGTGGCCGAGGCCGACCTGGCCAAGTGGCAGGCGATGTTCGAGGTCAACGTGGTCGGCCTGACCCGGGTGACCAAGGCGCTGCTCCCGGCACTGATCGCCTCCGGCGCGGGCGCGATCATCAACCTCGGCTCGATCGCCGGCCGGCGCGCCTACGAGGGCGGCGCGGGCTACAACGCTGCGAAGTTCGGCACCCGTGCGGTCACCGAGGCGCTGCGCCTGGAGATCGTCGACAAGCCGGTGCGGATCATGGAGATCGCCCCGGGCATGGTCCAGACCGAGGAGTTCTCGCTCGTCCGCCTCGGGGGCGACCAGGAAGCCGCCGAGGCCGTCTACCAGGGGGTCGCGGACCCGCTGGTGGCCGAGGACGTCGCCGACGCGATCGTCTGGATGGCCACCCGTCCGGCTCACGTCAACATCGACGAGCTGGTCATCAAGCCCCGCGCCCAGGCCGCCCCGCACAAGGTGCACCGCGAGGGCTGACGCCGACATCGGCCCTGGTCAGGCCACCGAGGATTCCGTACGCAGCCTCCGGCGGTGTCACACTCGACGGGTGCAGACGATCGGACTCATCGGCGGCATGAGCTGGGAAAGCACCGCCGCGTACTACGAGGGACTCAACAAGGGTGTTCAGGAGCGGCTCGGCGGTCTTCACTCCGCCAAGATCGTGCTGGCCTCTGTCGACCTGGCCGAGCTGACGGACCTTCAGGAGAAGGAGTCCTGGGACCAGGTCGCCGAGATCCTGGTCGCCGCGGCCCGCAGCGTGGTGGCCGGCGGCGCCGACCTGATCCTGTTGTGCACCACCACCTTCCACAAGGTCTATGACCAGGTGGCGGCGGCCGTCGACGTACCCGTGCTGCATCTGGCCGACGTGCTCGCCACGAAGTCGAAGGAGCTCGGCATCACCAAGGTCGGGTTCCTCGCCACCCGCTACACCGTGGAGAACGACTTCTTCGCGCAGCGCATCTCCGACCACGGCGTCGACGTCAACCTGCCCGACCCCCTCCACGTGGAGATGCTCGACTCGATCATCTACGAGGAGCTCGTCCACCGGACCGTCGTGTCGGGCTCCCGCAAGCGGGTCCTCGAGGTCGTCCACGAGCTGTGGGACGCCGGCGCCGACGGCGTGATCCTCGGCGCCTCCGAGCTCAGCCTCTTGGTCCGGCCCAACGACGTCGACGTACCGATCCTCGACGCCATCTCCGTCCACGTCGAGGCCGCGCTCAACCACGCCCTCCCCGCGTAGCCCTGCCGGCCGAGGCGTCACTCCGGTCGGTCGAGGCGTCACTCCGGTCGGTCGAGGCGTCACTCCGGTCGGCCGAGATGTCAGCGCAGTGCCAACTCGGCCGACGTAGCTGACGCCTCCTCGCTGCGCGCGGTTACTCCCTCGCTCGGCACGAGCGGACGAGCAAGCTCGCCGCTCGGCCTCGCTCCGGTCGTCTCGGCTAGCTGTCGTACTTCTCGAGCAGATCGTTGGCGAGCGCGTGCAGCTCGGGGCTCAGGTCGCCTTCGTGCACGACGGCGGTCTGACCGTCGATCTCGAACTCGTAGACGTAGCGGTCGGCACCCTTCGGCTTGGACGGAGCACCGCCACCCGCGACCAGGTTGCGCACGGTGGCCACCTGGGCTGCCGACGGCGCGAGCTTGGCGGTCCCCTCGGTCGTACGCCCCATGAAACCGCCGCTGCGACGAACCCTCACGGTCGTGGTCGGCGCCTCGCCACCGGGCGCGGGAGTCCCGGAAGCCGGGGTGACCCCGACCTCGGACCAGGCGGTGGTGACGGCCTCGGCCTGGTCGCCGGCCTCCGCGACGGTCGCCGCGGCGAACCCGGCGAAGTCGGTGTCGGTGGTGACGGCGCCGTTGGTCAGCGCGGCCCACCAGATCTTGCCGGCGCCGTCCCACGAGCTGCCCCCGATCGCCTTGGCGGCCAGGGCGAACGCGCGGTTGGGGATGCCGGAGTTGATGTGGACGCCGCCGTTGTCGTCGGGGCCGTCGTAGATGTCGTCCATGTGGGCCGGCTGCGGGTCCTTGCCCAGCTCGGGGTCGTCGTACGCCGTCCCCGGCTCGAGCATGTGACGCAGCCCGACGCCCTGGACGGACTCGGTGAAGAGGCCCTCGCCGATGATCCAGTCGGCCTCCTCCGCGCTCTGCCCGAGGAGACGCTGCTTGACGCAGGAGCCGTAGACATCGGAGATGTGCTCGTTGAGCGCTCCGGGCTGGCCCTGGTAGACGAGCCCGGCGGTGTGCTCGGTGACCGCATGGGAGAGCTCGTGGCCGATCACGTCGACGGCCTTGGTGAAGCGCTGGAAGATCTTGCCGTCGCCGTCGCCGAAGACCAGCTGGGTGCCGTCCCAGAACGCGTTGGCGTAGTCCCGGTCGTAGTGGACGGTCATCACGACCTCGATGCCCTGCCCGTCGTAGGAGTCGCGGCCGTAGACCTCCTCGAAGAGGGCCAGCGAGCCGGTGATGCCGGTCGCGGCCTCGTCGACGCTCTCGTCACCGGAATCCGGCTCGCCTGCGGCACGCACCTTCTCGCCGGGGAGGTCGGTGCCGTTGGCCGCGGTGTAGACGGTCCAGTCCCCCGCCTCCGCGGCGGTGCTGCCCGCCTCGGGAGCCGGGCGCTGGGCGAGAACCCTGGTCAGGTGCTCCGCGCGGGCCGCTCGGAAACCGTTGTCCTGGTCGAGGCGGGCGGGGTCGAGCCGCTGCATGAGGTAGGGAGGCACGATGTGGCAGACGTGTTTCCGAGAAGTCATGGGTCTCACCCAACCGCCATCTCCGGATGCGGGTCAAGGAGGTCCTGGCGGATAAGATCAGTCGTCCCGTCCCGCGCCAGAAATCGAGCCGCTTCGCACATGTCCGAGATCCTCAAGGCAAATCTCCGCAACGTCGCCATCGTTGCGCACGTCGACCACGGTAAGACCACGCTGGTCGACGCCATGCTGCGTCAGGCAGGCACCTTCACCGAGCACGAGGCCGAGTCGGTCGCCGACCGGGTCATGGACTCCGGCGAGCTCGAGCGCGAGAAGGGCATCACCATCCTCGCGAAGAACACCGCGATCCACTACAACGGGCCGAGCGCTCCCGAGGGGATGACGATCAACATCATCGACACCCCCGGCCACGCCGACTTCGGTGGTGAGGTCGAGCGCGGTCTGTCGATGGTCGACGGGATCGTGCTGCTGGTCGACGCCTCCGAGGGCCCCCTCCCCCAGACCCGCTTCGTGCTGCGCAAGGCGCTCAACGCCGACATGCCGGTGGTGCTGGTGGTCAACAAGGTCGACCGTCCCGACGCCCGCATCGAGGAGGTCGTCGACGAGACCTACGAGCTCTTCATGGACCTGCTCGACGACTCGCACAGCCAGGACGCGCTCGACTTCCCGGTGGTCTACGCCTCCGGCAAGGCCGGCGTCGCCGCGCTCGAGCAGCCCGGCAACGGTGAGCTGCCCGACTCCAAGGACCTCGAGCCGCTGTTCCAGACGATCATGGACACGATCCCGGCTCCGACCTACGTCGAGGGCGCGCCGCTCCAGGCCCACGTCACCAACCTCGACGCGAGCCCGTTCCTCGGCCGCCTCGCGCTGGTCCGCGTCCACCAGGGCACCCTGAAGAAGGGCCAGAACGTCGCCTGGATGCGGCGTGACGGCGACGTCAAGAACGTACGCATCACCGAGCTGCTCATCACCGAGGGCCTCGAGCGCAAGCCGGGCGAGGTCGCCGGCCCCGGTGACATCGTCGCCATCGCCGGCATCCCGGAGATCACCATCGGCGAGACGCTCGCCGACCCGGAGAACCCGGTCGCGCTGCCGCTCATCCACGTCGACGAGCCGGCCATCTCGATGACCATCGGCACCAACACCTCGCCGCTGGTCGGCAAGGTCAAGGGCTCGAAGGTCACCGCGCGTCTGGTCAAGGACCGCCTTGACCAGGAGCTCATCGGCAACGTGTCGCTGAAGATCCTCAACACCGAGCGTCCGGACGCCTGGGAGGTCCAGGGCCGCGGCGAGCTGGCGCTGGCGATCCTGGTCGAGCAGATGCGCCGCGAGGGCTACGAGCTGACCGTCGGCAAGCCGCAGGTGGTCACCAAGGAGGTCGACGGCAAGGTCCACGAGCCGTACGAGCGCCTGACCATCGACGCCCCGGAGGAGTACCTCGGCTCCATCACCGAGCTGCTCGCCACCCGCAAGGGCCGCATGGAGGGCATGACCAACCACGGCACCGGCTGGGTGCGCATGGAGTTCATCGTGCCGGCGCGTGGCCTGATCGGCTTCCGCACCGAGTTCCTCACCGAGACCCGCGGCACCGGTATCGCCCACCACATCTCCGAGGGCTACGACCGCTGGGCCGGCGAGATCCGCTCGCGCAACAACGGCTCGCTCGTCGCCGACCGTACCGGTGCTGCCACGGCGTACGCCATGACCTCGCTGCAGGAGCGCGGCGTCATGTTCGTCGAGCCGGCCACCGAGGTCTACGAGGGCATGATCGTCGGCGAGAACTCCCGCGCCGACGACATGGACGTGAACATCACCAAGGAGAAGCAGCAGACCAACGTCCGCTCCGCCACCTCCGACAACTTCGAGAAGCTCATCCCGCCGAAGAAGCTCTCCCTCGAGCAGTGCCTGGAGTTCTGCCGCGAGGACGAGTGCGTCGAGGTCACCCCCGACATGGTCCGCATCCGCAAGGTCGTCCTCGACGCCAACGACCGCGGGAAGATCGCGAGCCGGGCGCGCAAGGCCAACAAGTCCTGACCGACTCCTCGTGACGGCCGTCGACCCCACCGGGGTCGGCGGCCGTTTCGCTGTGATCTGGCTGCGACACTTCCCCTCATGACCCTCACGACCACCGCCGCGCTCGTCAGCGCCGCCTACGCGGAAGGCCGCGGTGTCGGCGCCTTCAACGCGATCAACCTGGAGACCGTCGAGGCCATCGCCGCCGGAGCCGAGGCCGCGAACCGGCCGGTCGTCGTGCAGATCAGCGAGAACGCCGTGCGATATCACGGCGGCCTGGCGCCGCTGGCCCACGCCGCGATCGCGGTCGCGTCCGGCTCGACGATGCCGATCTCGCTGCACCTGGATCATGCGACCGACGAGCGCCTGGTCGGGATCGCGGTCGACCTCGGCTTCTCGTCGGTGATGTACGACGCCTCCCAGCTCGACTACGAGGAGAACCTCACCCGTACCGCTGCTGTCGCCCGCCGCTGCCACGACCGCGGTGCCCACGTCGAGGCCGAGCTCGGCGAGGTCGGCGGCAAGGCGATGGATCGAGCTTGTCGAGATCATGGCGTCCACGCACCGGGCGTACGCACCGACCCGGTCGAGGCGGCCGCGTTCGTCGCCAGCACGGGCGTCGACGCCCTCGCCGTCGCGGTCGGCTCGAGCCACAAGATGACCACCCGCGACGCGACTCTGGACGAGGCGCTGATCGCAGAGCTCCGAAGCGCCGTCGACGTCCCCCTGGTCCTGCACGGCTCCTCCGGGGTGAGCGACGACGGCCTTCGGGCCGCGATCGCCGCCGGGATGACCAAGATCAACGTCGCCACCCAGCTCAACAAGGCCTTCACCGCAGCGGTCCGGGAACGGCTCGACGCGGACCGCGACCTGGTCGACCAGCGCCGCTACCTCGGGGCCGGCCGTGACGCCATGACCGCCGAGGCCGCTCGGCTGCTCACCGTCATCTCGGACTGATCGACGCCACCGCTTCCCCATTTTTGTGGAAGCGCTCCCACAGACACGGAATCGTTAAGTGCCCGCCACTTGACAGGGCCTTGTGAGCGCGATCACACTCTCCCTAGTCCCGAGAGTGGAAGCGCTCTCACTCCCCACACAGACGTGCAGGAGCACCCCGTGTCCAAGATCTCCAAGTCCTGGCGCCGCGGTCTAGCCGCTGGCGCGGTCGCCACTCTCGTCGTCGGCCTCGTCGCCGCCTGCGGCGGCGGCGACGACCCCAGCGAGTCGACCAAGCTCGGCAAGGACGACACCCTGACCATCACGACGTTCAGCGAATTCGGCTACGGCGACCTCATCGAGAAGTGGAACGCCGACCCTGAACGCCCCTTCAAGGTCAAGCAGACCGTCGTCGCCGAGTGGGACACCTGGAAGCAGAGCCTGACCACCGGCCTGCAGTCCGGCGAGGGCCTCACCGACATCGTCGGCATCGAGGGCGACATGATGCCCGCGCTGCTCGCCGAGGGCGCCTCGGAGCAGTTCGTCGATCTGTCCGACTCCGAGCTCGACAGCCGCTGGATGGAGTCGAAGTACCTCGAGGGCAAGACCGCCGACGGCAAGCAGATCGGCTACCCGACCGACGCCGGCCCGGAGGCGTTCTGCTACCGCGCCGACCTCTTCGAGAAGGCCGGCCTCCCGAGCGACCGCGAGGCCGTGAAGGAGCTCTTCAAGGACTGGGACACCTACTACGCCACCGGCGAGCAGTTCAAGAAGAAGATGCCCAAGACGGCCTGGTACGACTCCAGCGGCGCGGTCGCCCAGGCGATGCTCAACCAGGTGGAGTACCCCTTCCAGACCAAGGACCAGAAGGTCGACGTCGACAACCCGGACCTCCGGGAGGTCTACGACACGGTCTCGCAGCACGCCCCCACCCTCTCGACGAAGGTCGAGCAGTGGGGCGAGGACTGGATGGCCAACTTCACCAACGACGGGTTCGCCACCATCCCCTGCCCCGGCTGGATGTTCGCCAACATCAAGGACTCCGCGCCTGACGTGAAGGGCTGGGACATCGTCGACG
Coding sequences within:
- a CDS encoding SDR family NAD(P)-dependent oxidoreductase; amino-acid sequence: MPSKNAVVTGASSGIGAATARQLANEGYHVFLAARRADRIEALAEEIGGTAIVTDVTSDDSVAALVEAVGDRLDLLVNNAGGAFGVDRVAEADLAKWQAMFEVNVVGLTRVTKALLPALIASGAGAIINLGSIAGRRAYEGGAGYNAAKFGTRAVTEALRLEIVDKPVRIMEIAPGMVQTEEFSLVRLGGDQEAAEAVYQGVADPLVAEDVADAIVWMATRPAHVNIDELVIKPRAQAAPHKVHREG
- a CDS encoding amino acid racemase; amino-acid sequence: MQTIGLIGGMSWESTAAYYEGLNKGVQERLGGLHSAKIVLASVDLAELTDLQEKESWDQVAEILVAAARSVVAGGADLILLCTTTFHKVYDQVAAAVDVPVLHLADVLATKSKELGITKVGFLATRYTVENDFFAQRISDHGVDVNLPDPLHVEMLDSIIYEELVHRTVVSGSRKRVLEVVHELWDAGADGVILGASELSLLVRPNDVDVPILDAISVHVEAALNHALPA
- a CDS encoding M4 family metallopeptidase — protein: MTSRKHVCHIVPPYLMQRLDPARLDQDNGFRAARAEHLTRVLAQRPAPEAGSTAAEAGDWTVYTAANGTDLPGEKVRAAGEPDSGDESVDEAATGITGSLALFEEVYGRDSYDGQGIEVVMTVHYDRDYANAFWDGTQLVFGDGDGKIFQRFTKAVDVIGHELSHAVTEHTAGLVYQGQPGALNEHISDVYGSCVKQRLLGQSAEEADWIIGEGLFTESVQGVGLRHMLEPGTAYDDPELGKDPQPAHMDDIYDGPDDNGGVHINSGIPNRAFALAAKAIGGSSWDGAGKIWWAALTNGAVTTDTDFAGFAAATVAEAGDQAEAVTTAWSEVGVTPASGTPAPGGEAPTTTVRVRRSGGFMGRTTEGTAKLAPSAAQVATVRNLVAGGGAPSKPKGADRYVYEFEIDGQTAVVHEGDLSPELHALANDLLEKYDS
- the typA gene encoding translational GTPase TypA, whose amino-acid sequence is MSEILKANLRNVAIVAHVDHGKTTLVDAMLRQAGTFTEHEAESVADRVMDSGELEREKGITILAKNTAIHYNGPSAPEGMTINIIDTPGHADFGGEVERGLSMVDGIVLLVDASEGPLPQTRFVLRKALNADMPVVLVVNKVDRPDARIEEVVDETYELFMDLLDDSHSQDALDFPVVYASGKAGVAALEQPGNGELPDSKDLEPLFQTIMDTIPAPTYVEGAPLQAHVTNLDASPFLGRLALVRVHQGTLKKGQNVAWMRRDGDVKNVRITELLITEGLERKPGEVAGPGDIVAIAGIPEITIGETLADPENPVALPLIHVDEPAISMTIGTNTSPLVGKVKGSKVTARLVKDRLDQELIGNVSLKILNTERPDAWEVQGRGELALAILVEQMRREGYELTVGKPQVVTKEVDGKVHEPYERLTIDAPEEYLGSITELLATRKGRMEGMTNHGTGWVRMEFIVPARGLIGFRTEFLTETRGTGIAHHISEGYDRWAGEIRSRNNGSLVADRTGAATAYAMTSLQERGVMFVEPATEVYEGMIVGENSRADDMDVNITKEKQQTNVRSATSDNFEKLIPPKKLSLEQCLEFCREDECVEVTPDMVRIRKVVLDANDRGKIASRARKANKS
- a CDS encoding class II fructose-bisphosphate aldolase, giving the protein MTLTTTAALVSAAYAEGRGVGAFNAINLETVEAIAAGAEAANRPVVVQISENAVRYHGGLAPLAHAAIAVASGSTMPISLHLDHATDERLVGIAVDLGFSSVMYDASQLDYEENLTRTAAVARRCHDRGAHVEAELGEVGGKAMDRACRDHGVHAPGVRTDPVEAAAFVASTGVDALAVAVGSSHKMTTRDATLDEALIAELRSAVDVPLVLHGSSGVSDDGLRAAIAAGMTKINVATQLNKAFTAAVRERLDADRDLVDQRRYLGAGRDAMTAEAARLLTVISD
- a CDS encoding extracellular solute-binding protein, which encodes MSKISKSWRRGLAAGAVATLVVGLVAACGGGDDPSESTKLGKDDTLTITTFSEFGYGDLIEKWNADPERPFKVKQTVVAEWDTWKQSLTTGLQSGEGLTDIVGIEGDMMPALLAEGASEQFVDLSDSELDSRWMESKYLEGKTADGKQIGYPTDAGPEAFCYRADLFEKAGLPSDREAVKELFKDWDTYYATGEQFKKKMPKTAWYDSSGAVAQAMLNQVEYPFQTKDQKVDVDNPDLREVYDTVSQHAPTLSTKVEQWGEDWMANFTNDGFATIPCPGWMFANIKDSAPDVKGWDIVDAFPGGGGNWGGSYLAVPTQSEHPDEAKEFANYLTTAESQVAASKVAGNFPANLEAQTVLAEENATDPYFNDAPTSQILASRAEAVPAGVPFKGDKYSDILGLFQQAIRRVDEGTDPDKSWATFVEGVEGMS